The Silene latifolia isolate original U9 population chromosome Y, ASM4854445v1, whole genome shotgun sequence sequence ATAAGTTTTGAAAAACCGGTTTTGTTGCTCACTCCTCTGCGTCGACGACATCCCAAAGACAAAATATCCCACGCCAATATGCGGGGACCCAACTCTCCTCGATCAAATACGACTCCGTCACCCACGAACATTTTTCAATACCATATTTACGAACCATTTCCTTCCATGCTATCTCAAAATCATGCACCTCCAAACTGTCGTGAACTGCTAAATTAAGGTCACTTGAGATATCGTTCCAAAGTGGATGTTTTcccatttttaccaaagcattttTCAATATGTGCAAAGGCGAGCCGTGGTGAGTGTTTGGGAAGATTTTTTTAATTGCATTACCAATTGCTCTTTCCTGGTCTGTCAATATAACGGATGGAGCTTTACCCATGCATTCTAAAAACTTGGCAAAAACCCACTCAAAACTTTCTTCATAATCACGCGTAACCAAAGCACAAGCAAAAGCAATTGAATTCCCATGTTGATTCACCCCTATGAAAGGGGAAAAAGGCATGCGATACCTGTAACACCATGCTTTACTCTATCAGATTAATGATATACTACAAAACTTATACTTAcataaccaaacaaataaaatcgATGAATCGAATAATTTCTATAGTACAATTAAATTGgtaattttaatttaaattttatGAATTCTTGAAGCACGGTAAAACACTCCTACTCTTACAtaacaaaacaaacaaatacgattaaTCAAAATAACATTTTAACACAGATAAATTGAGATATAACGCCTTACATATTCGTCAAGAAAGTTGTATCGTACGACACAACGTCTCCATACGATTTAAACATAGCTCGAACGTGAATCACACCAAAAACATTCATTGGAGCCCCAAAATCATCGAGCTCAATTGCATAGAAATAATTAGGATCCTCCTCTTTCATCTTCTCAAAATATGCCTTCAATTCTTCAGCATCGCCATCTATGACGCTACGTCTTCGTTCTTGATTGATGGCGTTTCGACTATCACTAAACTTAAAGCCAAGGTTCTCATGACCTCCCCCCTCCAAGACCAACGACTtgtaattatttaatattgaaaTACCAGCAGCATCATTGATCATCATCCTCTTTTTGAAGTAGTCATTTATATGTCTAAACCCAACAAATAACCGGCTTTTCTTAGGATCCATCTCATGGTTGTGCTCTAAATGGCATTGCGTTATCTTCACTACATCTTCATCGTCGAAATAACGGGACTCAATGTAAGCATTGTAGGCATCCTTGGTTTTAGCAGCATGACCACAACAAAGCCTTAATCTTTCATACATATGATACCGCGGTTCATTCTTAAAGGAACCTTTTTTTTGAAACACCGTCTTCCTTGTACTTTTTAAAGAGTTTATTACTGCGAATGTACCATGAAAACCCCTTCTTATATGCGTATGAATGGGCGAAAGTCATGAGTTCTTGAGATGACTTGTAAGCCAAACCTACAACAGGTTCAACAATGTTGTCGTTCTCGGACAGATAGAAGACGGTGTCATCATCATCCACTGGACCGTCGCCATACAACTCGACATACTCTTTCATTAAATCAACATCGCCATTATATTCTGCTTCATCGTTGCCTTTTGTTTCTGCTGCTCGTGAACATTCACCTTCTTCATACAAGTTATTGAGATCAAAATCAAGCGCCATTTAATCAAATGTTGaacgagtatttttttttttttttggtgtagatGTTGAACGAGTATTAAAAAATAAGGTTTCCAAAATTTTAATCATTTGTATTTTTTTGTTCTAGTATAAGTTATTGTATTTAAGTAATGAAAATAATAAGAGAGATAAAGTGTCAATTAAAAAGATTAGATTAAAAATAAGTGTTGTTAATTATAAAGATTAGATTAAAAATAAGTGTTGTTAATTATAAAGATTAGATTAAAATAAGTGTTGTTAATTATGGAGATTAGATTAAAATAAGTGTTAATTAATCTTGGGGTTATTCCCAATACTACTCCCGCCAAAACCCAAATAATCCCTCCCATTTTTCCCTCCAACTTCCCTCCAAACAAAAAAAGAATCTTTGACTCACCTTTACACGTGGCGAGCGCTGATTGGCCCGTGTACCAAGGCCTTGTACACGCCGTGTACTCCTAACATCTTTGGATTTTACCTCATCGTAGTCAGGTTTATTAATTTAACAATAGTTCATTGTTTTTTCCTGAATTCTTTGATAATGATTCTGATGATTTTAGGTACATTTTCCGTTACTTCAAATTCAAATTCATATCATTTTATTAATTCTACAGTGTTATTTCAATTTTAATGTGTATAATTTCAGATGTTAGTGTGTGTAACTTTAATTATATAATGTGTAACTTCACTTGTTAAAGTGTGTAACTTCAATTATATGCGGAATATAGGAAGATAAAAGCTTTTTGTTTGGCATGTATATGTTGCAGGATTATAATacaacaatctatatatatatatatatatatatatatatatatatatatatatatatatatatatatatatatatatatgtatatgtatgtatatatctatagatttaggatccggtgagaacgatcactcggtgagaacggtgagaacgcactatatacattagaatatatatacaagatatactttttttttttaccaaaactTAGATACgcttttgactatcgtaggtacattgattctatatacactttttaataacgtagatacttttttttttttttaccaaatctcagatacgcTTTTGACTATTGTAGGTACACTTTTCCCTAGAATTCTATATACAcctttttaataatgtagatacttttttttttttttttttttttatttaacaaAATCTTAGGTACACTAAAACATATCATAGATACATTTTTTCCCAAATATAATACCAAAACCAAGCCAGCTAGATACACAAATGAGTATACTAGATACATGAATATGTAATCTAGATACGTATATACTGAGAGTAGTCGTATACACAAACGACAACTCAAATTTCAAAATCCAataaaaaacccccaaattgcaaaccctaattttcaaACAACCACATCATCACCCTAACTACCACCACCAACCGGCGACCATAAACCCACATCATCACCCTAACTACCACCATCAATTCACCACCGTAATGTCGTCACCATTACCAGCGACATCATCATATTACCTGCATTTTCTTTCAATCTATTGCCGTCTATCGTCGACTTGTCCCGCGCCGGTAGATTAGAACTCGTCGGCGAATTCTATCCCATGTAACGCCGTCAGGTAGGTCGAGCAGGCGAAAGTCGAAATAAGAGAAAGGAGACTCCAGATCTGGTGTTCGCAAATCGGAAATGTATGGGATTGGTGGTGTTTAATGGTGTCACCGGATGTTCGACTATGGTGGTTGTTGTCGACTGCCATCGCAAATCAGAAATGTAGGGCCTTGTTAGTGGTCGAAGTCGACTGTCGTTGCCGTCAGCAAGGAAATCGCGCCGGCATCAAGGAAGTCAGCGGCAGTTTGTCGGagttgttggtgattgttgacGGGGACGGCGACAAGTGGCAGTTGGCGACGGCAGggtggttggtggtgatgggGGAATTTGAAGGGTGGTTGGAGTTTAATGAGGGATGTGATCATTGGGAGAGATGAAGTTTGGTTGTGACTTGTGAGGAATAATGACGCGCGTGATGTTTGTTTATAaagtcgttctcaccgttctcaccgaatggtcgttctcaccggatctcacctctatatctatatatgtatatatagaggcaagatccggtgagtccacctatatatttgagtccatgagtctaTAAAACAATATcatgcactatacaaaacaatatcacgaatttttttttttggaaattttttttttcaaattttttttttcaaaatttttttttcgaaattttttttttcaatttttttttccgaaaaagtttttttttttaagctgtgatattatttagtataacgtgtgatattgtattacaaaataatattacgatttttttttcaaatttttttttccgaaaaagttttttttttttttttttttaaaaaaaaaaattaatgtatgctgtgatattgtttagtataacgtgtgatattgtattacaaaacaatatcacgatttttttttcgaattttttttcaaaaacttttttttttcagttgtaatattgtttagtataatgtgtgaaactgtaagctgtgatattgtgtagtataacgtgtgatattgtatcatggactcacggactcaaaaagatagggtgaacTCATGTGATTCTAATGtctttgtatatatatatatatatatatatatatatatatatatatatatatatatatatatatatatatatatatatatatatatatatgtagaaaGAGCATCAGTGAGTCCAACATCTTAAATGAGTCCGTCCTATTAATATAGACCATGGGATATAATAAGATTGACGCACCAGATCACGCCACGTCACCCCTCTAATCTCACAGATTACCCCCAATTCCCGAAACCTTCcccttctttatttcttcattgcAGTTTCTCTTTCCTCTCGCAAGTAGTTCTCTAACTACATCCCccaaatcaaagaaaaaaaaccctaaaaatctcAAAATTGAATGTGTAAATTGACGATAACATTAGTTCTCCTTAATATAATTAAAAACTTACATCGATTTCGGCCACAAATTTGAATCTATGTTCGATGAAATTACGCTTTAAATGATCGACACTCTCGAATTTGATGATAAAGAATCGTTTGCCTGATAACAAATTGAATGATTAAAGGTTAGTGTTAATCTTCATTTTCTATTTCATTCAATAGATCGAAGTCgtcttttttgttgttgttgtgaagtCTAATAGACTTGCGATATTGATTGTTTTTTATTCATGTTTATTCCTTATTAAGCTTTATGAGTGTTAATGTTCTTAATTTTGACTGATTGTGTTGAATATATCGTTTGATTGCATTGAATACTGACTTTACATAACTAACGTGATCTTGAATAACTATTATGAGTACTTTGAAGCACCTTGATTGGTGTTAGTGTGTTACTTATGTTAAAATTCATATTggtgttatatatgttcatactATTACCGTCGATTGCTCATATTGTTACTATAGATTGCATTTGTTCATAGTGTGTTGCAAAAATTAGGGTTATGAGATGGTGAAATTGAGTAACAATGTTCATTTCGTAGTATTTGGTGAAATTGAGTAACAATGTTCATGTTGTTATCCGATAGTGTTATAACATCTTTTCGATCATAGTATTTGCTGAAAAATTTTAGGTTACCGTCAATAGTTCATCTTTTGTAACTATTTGTGATTTTATTATTTGATAGACTTGTTTTCGTGAAAATTGGGAGTAAAACTAAcacgattaaattatattttatGTTCTTATTACTGTAACATTGTTATTGTAACATTaaaatgttactgtaacattaatATTGTACTAGAAGCGATATGATAGCAAATTTTAGTTAGTTGATGCAGCAGATTATTTTGGACACTCATTTTGGACAAGTTTAGTGTATAATATCATGTTTTTATCAATTGTTGTAACCTGAGTCCTTCATAGTACTATTTACTCAAAAGCCTATTTGCTCAATTGGTAGAGCATTGTATAATTGTACAAATGGTGTGAGTTCGAATCCCACATAGGCTGTCTATGTTTCATAACTGCCTAACTGGTGTGTAGTCTTATGTTTTTTGAAAACATATATTATGGCTATTTTCAACAGAGTAATCAATTAGGAAAACACAGTTGCATCATTATTGTAACAAAGTTATGTTTTATTGTAACAGTTACGCCATAGAGTTGCGGCGTATTGTAACAGTTAGTGTTACCCATAACTATAACAGAGTTACGCCGTATTGTAACAGTTACGCCATAATTATAGTAACATCACACCATTATTGTAGTAACACAAGTACATTGTTATGTATTAACATGCCTTTTGTGGTTGAAATGAATTCAAGTAGAAACTTTAACATTGTTTCCGTGTTACTTTCATGAATCAATTATGTTACAGTAACTCAATTACTGTACCAGCATAACTGTAATGCTGTTACAATAACTTTGATACTCTAATATTTACCTTTACATTTTAGAATTACTTTATACACCGTGTTATATAGTAAATGAACTAGATAGTTATTACTCTAACCTTGTTCTAATGTTACTTTAATGAATAAATGTTGTTGTTACAGttgtgttactgtaacattgatcTCCCCTTGATGAAATAAA is a genomic window containing:
- the LOC141629608 gene encoding protein FAR1-RELATED SEQUENCE 5-like yields the protein MYERLRLCCGHAAKTKDAYNAYIESRYFDDEDVVKITQCHLEHNHEMDPKKSRLFVGFRHINDYFKKRMMINDAAGISILNNYKSLVLEGGGHENLGFKFSDSRNAINQERRRSVIDGDAEELKAYFEKMKEEDPNYFYAIELDDFGAPMNVFGVIHVRAMFKSYGDVVSYDTTFLTNMYRMPFSPFIGVNQHGNSIAFACALVTRDYEESFEWVFAKFLECMGKAPSVILTDQERAIGNAIKKIFPNTHHGSPLHILKNALVKMGKHPLWNDISSDLNLAVHDSLEVHDFEIAWKEMVFHKLYTKKIYKLVRDEVIGLIYTNADPPRRLGHSVTFNVEDKKVAPFGKCKKYWVDIDRSVGLLKCSCKLFEFKGILCRHIIRCMVIEYVKLIPEKYILDRWRKDLVREYETIKTGYYNPEASARAKKSLEVTIRNHYISTLALRDDETYATYDRLTSELIKELEGIVGVETIDAYVPGGVSYRVWGHRRLQPKELM